A stretch of the Uranotaenia lowii strain MFRU-FL unplaced genomic scaffold, ASM2978415v1 HiC_scaffold_285, whole genome shotgun sequence genome encodes the following:
- the LOC129759828 gene encoding partner of Y14 and mago, with product MTTYATDSQGKFIPATQRPDGTWRKPRRVRDGYIPQEEVPLYESKGKLFAQKPALPPGMSPEMAQKMKEKREQEQRIRQQREAAEAARRSAQNAQHQTPGLLILHSDSGNKHQQNQSQQQRQQNAKPSKPKKKAAELPDVLLEQRQRDEQKQARQLQQNQKTAKSQQTKSQQLDDATKTFNDLSLSNSNSLGGEASEGHTDLSKKLRKLRKKIREIEIIEERLRVSDGPRPDKDQIEKAKRKPEILKEIEELEKTIPN from the exons ATGACGACCTACGCCACCGACAGCCAAG GTAAATTCATACCGGCAACTCAGCGACCGGATGGAACTTGGCGCAAACCTCGGCGTGTCCGAGATGGCTACATTCCCCAGGAGGAAGTTCCACTGTACGAGAGTAAGGGTAAACTGTTCGCACAAAAACCTGCTCTGCCACCTGGCATGTCTCCGGAAATGGCCCAAAAGATGAAGGAAAAGCGCGAACAGGAACAAAGAATTCGCCAACAGCGGGAAGCCGCCGAGGCAGCTCGAAGAAGTGCTCAGAACGCACAGCATCAAACTCCAGGTTTGCTCATCCTACATTCGGACAGTGGAAATAAACACCAACAAAACCAGTCACAGCAACAGCGCCAGCAAAACGCGAAACCCTCCAAACCCAAAAAGAAAGCTGCCGAACTGCCGGATGTGCTGCTGGAACAACGACAGCGTGATGAACAAAAACAGGCCCGTCAATTGCAACAG AATCAAAAGACCGCAAAATCACAACAGACCAAGTCGCAGCAGCTTGACGATGCTACCAAGACTTTCAACGATCTCTCCCTGAGCAACAGCAACAGTTTAGGAGGGGAAGCCAGCGAAGGGCATACCGATCTCAGTAAAAAGCTAAGAAAACTGCGCAAGAAAATTCGGGAGATAGAAATCATCGAGGAGCGGTTACGGGTCAGCGACGGACCTCGCCCGGACAAGGATCAAATTGAGAAGGCCAAACGGAAGCcagaaattttgaaggaaatcgAGGAACTGGAAAAAACGATACCcaactga
- the LOC129759832 gene encoding transmembrane protein 258 produces the protein MDSMVRYISPVNPAVFPHLAVVLLLFGTFFTAWFFVFEVSRPKSKDGVIFKELLISLIASIFLGFGILFLLLSVGIYV, from the coding sequence ATGGATTCCATGGTGCGGTACATTTCCCCGGTCAACCCGGCCGTGTTCCCCCATTTGGCCGTTGTGCTGCTCCTGTTCGGAACATTCTTCACCGCGTGGTTTTTCGTGTTTGAGGTTTCCCGACCCAAGTCCAAGGATGGTGTTATCTTCAAGGAGCTGCTTATTTCGCTGATAGCATCGATTTTCCTCGGCTTCGGAATTCTGTTCCTGCTGCTGTCGGTTGGAATCTACGTGTAA
- the LOC129759830 gene encoding tumor susceptibility gene 101 protein → MSKMEDLGRMLSNYTNLAATKNDVLECIKVYKALAYRMEEYVFNDGTFKQLLNLQGTIPVRYKGNTYHIPICIWLLDSHPRYAPICYVKPTADMHIKVSMYVDHNGKIYLPYLHDWSAGQSDLLGLIQVMIVTFGDFPPVYAKPKGAPKDSPAATTTTPYPIQSFMPQAGATPAQSQFCPYPTQFPPYPQPGGAGYGGYGQPGAAGSSYPQPFMPPGMPSAAGYNTGYNPSAAQGTGTITEEHIKASLVSAVEDKLKWRIQEKVNQCQAEIQTLKRTQQELNEGQSKINDIIGRLERDEQELNKSIAVLRDKDQELERALESLEKVDGIDVDEAVTTTAPLYKQLLNAYAEEAAIEDAVYFMGEALRSGVIDLEVFLKHVRQLTRKQFMLRALMQKCRQKAGFTA, encoded by the exons ATGTCGAAAATGGAAGACCTAGGGCGAATGTTATCGAAC TACACGAATTTGGCAGCCACCAAAAATGACGTTCTAGAATGTATCAAAGTGTACAAAGCCCTCGCGTATCGAATGGAAGAATATG TTTTCAACGATGGAACTTTTAAACAGTTGCTGAACTTACAAGGAACGATTCCGGTGCGATACAAGGGCAATACCTATCACATCCCGATTTGCATTTGGTTGCTCGATTCCCATCCAAGATATGCACCGATTTGCTACGTCAAACCGACCGCCGACATGCACATCAAAGTATCGATGTACGTGGACCACAACGGGAAAATCTATCTGCCGTATCTGCACGATTGGTCCGCGGGCCAGTCAGATCTGCTGGGGCTCATCCAGGTGATGATTGTCACGTTCGGTGATTTCCCCCCGGTTTACGCGAAACCGAAGGGTGCTCCCAAGGATTCACCGGCGGCTACCACAACTACCCCTTATCCTATTC AATCGTTCATGCCACAAGCTGGAGCAACACCGGCTCAATCGCAGTTTTGTCCCTATCCCACGCAGTTTCCACCGTATCCGCAACCAGGCGGCGCAGGTTACGGTGGCTATGGACAACCAGGTGCAGCTGGTAGTAGCTATCCGCAGCCGTTTATGCCTCCCGGAATGCCAAGTGCTGCCGGTTATAACACGGGATAT AATCCATCGGCGGCTCAAGGAACGGGAACCATCACCGAAGAACACATCAAGGCATCGCTGGTAAGCGCAGTGGAGGACAAACTGAAGTGGCGCATCCAGGAGAAGGTCAACCAATGTCAGGCGGAAATTCAAACGCTAAAACGAACCCAACAGGAGCTGAACGAAGGTCAGAGCAAAATCAACGACATCATCGGCAGGCTGGAGCGGGACGAGCAGGAATTGAACAAAAGCATCGCCGTGCTCAGGGACAAAGATCAGGAATTGGAACGAGCGCTGGAGAGTCTAGAGAAGGTCGACGGAATCGATGTCGATGAAGCCGTCACAACGACCGCACCCTTATATAAGCA GCTTCTAAACGCATACGCCGAGGAAGCAGCCATCGAGGATGCCGTTTACTTTATGGGCGAGGCGCTGCGCAGTGGGGTCATCGATCTGGAAGTGTTCCTGAAACACGTTCGGCAGCTAACCCGGAAGCAGTTCATGCTGCGGGCCCTGATGCAAAAGTGCCGCCAGAAGGCCGGTTTCACTGCCTAA
- the LOC129759827 gene encoding mitochondrial import receptor subunit TOM22 homolog, with amino-acid sequence MESDPEVVLVDKVDEDELSTDKDSGMESAANSKDDTPERKSATLEDLPKEDEPEPVPVKPVAASKPPTSQQAVVEKRSTDCDNYDDEPDETLSERLWGLTEMFPDGVRNFTGAVTNLSLTSVKVLYKFTCNASWIFFTSSMILFAPVVFEAERAQVEEMQKTQQKQVLLGPGSAVGAGGGGIAAMPPMAAR; translated from the exons ATGGAGTCCGACCCAGAGGTAGTGCTGGTGGACAAAGTGGACGAGGACGAACTCTCGACGGATAAGGACAGCGGAATGGAGTCGGCAGCGAACAGCAAGGACGATACTCCCGAACGCAAAAGCGCTACG CTTGAGGATCTTCCCAAGGAGGATGAGCCTGAGCCGGTACCCGTAAAACCAGTTGCAGCTTCAAAACCTCCGACATCACAGCAGGCAGTGGTCGAGAAGAGGAGCACCGATTGTGACAATTATGATGAC GAACCCGATGAAACGCTCTCCGAACGACTGTGGGGCCTGACCGAGATGTTCCCGGACGGCGTGCGCAACTTCACCGGCGCCGTTACCAACCTGTCCCTTACCAGTGTGAAGGTGCTGTACAAATTTACCTGCAATGCATCGTGGATCTTCTTCACCAGCTCGATGATCCTGTTTGCACCGGTTGTATTCGAAGCGGAACGGGCCCAGGTAGAGGAAATGCAAAAGACTCAACAGAAGCAGGTGCTCCTAGGTCCAGGATCCGCTGTTGGGGCCGGTGGAGGTGGAATCGCTGCTATGCCTCCGATGGCAGCCCGATAG